Below is a window of Fluviibacter phosphoraccumulans DNA.
GATTCCCCACATTTTCTGGATAACGCTTTTGGCGATGAAACCGACCATACCAAAAGCCAGGACAAAAAATAGAATAGCGGTACCCGTTTTACCCGCCTTCGATTTGAAGGCGATTTCTCCAATGATGAACAGCATGAAGAGAATGAATGCTGCCACGCCGTAAGTCGACATGAAGTCAGCAATTTGCTCCTCGTTGAAGCCGAACAGGGTACCTTCCATGATTACGCTTTCTTGCGCGACGGTGCTTTGGCCGGTGCACTCACCGATGCTTTGGCCGGCGCCTTTTTAGCAACCGCTTTTTTGGCCGCTGGTTTTTTTGCTGCCACCTTTGGTGCCTTACGAGCATCGCGGTTGGCACCAATACGCATCCGCAGGGCGTTCAGCTTGATGAAGCCGCCGGCATCCTTTTGATCATACGCACCGGCGTCATCTTCAAAGGTGGCAATCGTTGGATCAAACAACGAATCCTGCTTCGAATCGCGGCCGACAACAATCACGTTACCCTTGTAGAGTTTGAGGCGAACGCTGCCGTTCACGTGTTCTTGCGTATGGTCGATCAGCGTTTGCAGCGCCTGACGCTCCGGGCTCCACCAGTAGCCGTTGTAAATCAGGCTGGCGTAACGCGGCATGAGGTCATCCTTGAGGTGGGCGACTTCACGGTCCAGCGTAATCGATTCAATGGCGCGGTGACCCTTGAGCAGAATCGTGCCGCCCGGGGTTTCGTAACAGCCACGCGACTTCATACCCACATAACGGTTTTCAACCAGATCCAGACGGCCGATACCGTGCTTGCCACCCAACTCGTTGAGCAGTGCCAGAATTTCGTGCGGCTTCATCTTCTTGCCGTTGATGGCAACCGGGTCACCCTTGGCGTACTGAATGTCAATGTACTCGGCCTTGTTCGGCGCTTTTTCAGGTGATACCGTCCAACGCCACATCGACTCTTCGGCTTCGGCCGCCGGGTCTTCCAGGTGACGGCCTTCAAAAGAAATGTGCAGCAGGTTGGCGTCCATGGAGTACGGCGAGCCACCCTTCTTGTGCTTCATATCAATCGGAATGCCATGCGACTCGGCGTAGTTCATGAGCTTTTCGCGCGACAGCAGATCCCACTCACGCCAAGGGGCGATGACTTTAACACCCGGCTTCAGGGCATAGGCGCCCAGCTCGAAACGCACCTGGTCATTACCCTTGCCGGTCGCACCGTGACAAATGGCATCGGCACCGGTTTTGTTAACGATTTCGATCAGGCGCTTGGCGATCAGCGGACGGGCAATCGACGTGCCGAGCAGGTACTCGCCTTCGTAGACGGTGTTAGCGCGGAACATGGGGAACACGAAATCGCGCACGAACTCTTCGCGCAGATCATCGATAAAGATGTTCTTCGGCTTGATGCCGAGCTTGAGTGCTTTGGCACGCGCCGGTTCGAGTTCTTCGCCCTGGCCCAGATCGGCCGTGAAGGTCACCACTTCACAGCCATAGGTGTCTTGCAGCCACTTCAGAATGACGGAGGTATCCAGACCGCCCGAATAGGCCAACACTACTTTTTTGATATCGCTCATTGCTGCTTTCCGCTCAATGTTAAAAACAAAACCACGCCAGATCAGTCAACCTGACCCAGCAATAAAAATTCCATCAGTGCCTTCTGGACATGCAGGCGATTCTCGGCCTCTTCCCAGACCACGCTTTGCGATCCGTCGATAACACTGGCCGTGACTTCTTCACCGCGGTGCGCCGGCAGACAATGCATGAACAGCGCGCCGGTGTTGGCGACTGCCATCATGTCGTCATCCACCTGCCAATCGGCAAAGTCTTTAAGCCGTTCATCGTTTTCGGCTTCGAAGCCCATCGAGGTCCAGACGTCGGTGGTGACCAGGTCAGCACCACGGGCGGCATCCATAGGGTCAGCAAAGACCTCGAAGTGGTTACCGTTACCGCCGACCAAGGCGGTATCAAGCTCGTAGCCCGGTGGCGTTGAAACGTTGACCTTGAAATCCAGAATACGCGCCGCCTGCAGCCAGGTATTGCACACGTTATTGGCATCACCAATCCAGGCGACGGTCTTACCGCGCAGATCACCGCGATGCTCGTGATAGGTAAAAATATCCGCCAGGATCTGGCACGGATGATATTCGTTGGTGAGTCCGTTAATGACGGGCACGCGCGAATAGGTCGAAAAACGCTCAACGATGCTCTGCTCGAAGGTGCGAATCATGACGATGTCGCTCATGCGCGAGATAACCTGTGCGGCATCTTCGACCGGCTCGCCGCGACCCAACTGAGAATCACGCGTGTTGAGGTAGATGGCAGCGCCACCCAACTGCTGCATGCCAGCTTCAAAAGACAGGCGCGTGCGCGTGCTGGCCTTTTCAAAAATCATGACCAGCGTGCGGTCTACCAGCGGCCAGTACTGCTGATACGACTTGAAGCGTTCTTTGATCCAGCGGCTACGGGCAAAGAGGTATTCGTATTCTTCGCGGTTTAAATCGCTGAACTGCAAGTAGTGTCTCAAACTCATTTTACTTTCCCAGATAATGGGTAATCACAGCGGTCAAACGCTCAACGAGCGTATCGACATCGGCCTGGGTGATATTGAGTGATGGCAGCAGACGCACCACCGAGTCGGCCGTTACGTTAATGAGCAGACCCGCATCACGTGCCAGACCAACCAGTTCACCACAGGGGCGATCCAGTTCAACACCAATCATCAGGCCACGGCCACGGATATCCACGACTTCGGGGAAGTGACCAATACGGGCACGCAGCCCGTTGCGGATGGCGTGCCCCATTTTATCGGCATTTTCCAGAAGCTGATCGCGCTCAAGCACGTCGATCGTTGTTTTGGCGGCGCGCATGGCCAACGGGTTGCCCCCAAAGGTGGAGCCGTGATTGCCCGGCCCGAAGAGCCCTGCAGCACGACCACCCACCATGCAGGCACCCACCGGCACGCCCGAACCAAGGCCTTTGGCCAACGAAACCACATCCGGACGCACGCCGGAATGCTGAAAGCCAAACCATTTACCGGTACGGCCAATGCCGCACTGCACTTCGTCGGTCATCAGCAGCCAGCCCTTTTCATCACAGAAGGTGCGCAGATCGCGCTGGAACTGGTCGTCCGCCAGATGAATACCGCCCTCACCCTGGATCATTTCTATTAGCACGGCCACCACATTTTTGTTGTGTTCGGCCACCTGGCGGATGGCTTCGATGTCGTTGTAGGGCACACGGACAAAACCACTGACCAGCGGCTCGAAGCCTGCCTGGGTTTTACGATTACCGGTTGCCGACAGCGTGGCCATGGTACGGCCATGAAAGGCATGCTCCATCACAATGATGCTGGGGTTATCCACACCCTGACGGTGGCCATAAAAACGGGCCAACTTAATGGCGGCTTCATTGGCTTCGCAACCGGAGTTACAGAAAAAGACCTCATCCATACCCGACAAAGACGCCAGCTTATCCGCCAGCGCTTCTTGCAGCGGAACGCGGTACAAATTAGACGTGTGCAGCAACTGAGACGCCTGATGACTTAATGCGTGCACCAGATCCGGATGATTGTGCCCCAAGGTGTTGACTGCGATACCCGACAGCGCATCCAGGTAGCGCTTGCCCTCAGTATCTACAAGCCAGCTGCCTTCTCCGTGTGAAAAGGCAACCGGTTGGCGGGCATAAGTGTTCATCACGTGGGTCATGGTGACTTCTCGGTCGATAAAGAATGGCAAGCAAAATCAGAAAAACAAAAGCGACGCGGCTGCACTCTGAACCTTTGGATTACAGAATCCCCGCCGCATCGCGTATTGAAAGCGTTTCCGTGATTTTATGGCAAAAGTGGCGGGGCATCCACTCCCGCAAGTGCACAAAAGTCGATAGAATGACGATATGGACACCCCCGCATCGACAGATAACGCACAAAAAGAGTCGGATCTGTCTCATAGTCTCGTCATTGTCGGCCGCACGCAGGACGGTAAGAAATTCCGCCCTTCGGATTGGGCCGAGCGTCTTTGTGGCGTGATGTCAGCCTTCGGCACTGAAAAACGCATGAAATACTCGCCTTACGTCAGCCCGGGCGAATGGGAAGGTGATAAATGCGTTTTCATCGACGGCATTCTTTACGAGCTTTCCCCGATTGCTTACCGCTTTCTGGCCAACTTCGCCAAAGACAACGACCTGATGCTCGTTGATGGCGTGTGCAGCCTAGAAGTGTGCAATATCGATGAGACCTTGGCGGAGGTTGTGGTCTACCCGCCTAACACCCCGGTTCGATAGGATTCACCCTAAGTTTTAAGCGTTTGATGCCGCGCTAGACGTAAAAAAAGCACCCGTAGGTGCTTTTTTATTGCGTCTGGTTCAGACTTAGGCAGCCATGGCCTTGATCTGTGCCGACAGACGGCTCTTGTGACGCGATGACTTGTTCTTGTGAACAATACGCTTGTCAGCAATGCTATCAATCGAACTAACTGCAGCTGCAAAAACAGCTTGAGCAGCAGACTTGTCACCAGCCTCAATAGCACGGCGCACCTTTTTGATAGCCGTACGGAACTCGGAGCGCTGGCTGGCGTTGTGAGCACGCTGCTTATTTGCCTGACGGGCACGTTTGCGGGCTTGGGCGCTATTGGCCATGAAACATCCTTTGCGGGGGAAATTGGGTAAATGCGAAAACACGCGACTATACCGGAAAGCGCAAACAAGTGCAACCATCGTACAATTCGGGCATGAGTCTGCTTCGTTCCGTCGCCACCGTGAGTGGTTTTACCTTTCTTTCGCGCGTTCTGGGCTTCGTTCGGGATTTCGTGATTGCCCGTAGTTTTGGCGCCGATGCCGCCACGGATGCTTTTTTTGTGGCGTTCAAACTCCCCAACCTCTTACGCCGGATGTTTGCCGAAGGCGCGTTCTCGCAGGCCTTTGTACCGCTGCTCGGGGAATACCGAAAACAACGGGGCACCGAAGAAACCCGTCTGCTCATCAACCGCACCGGCACCGCCCTCGGCGCTGTTGTGCTGCTGGTGGCCCTGCTCGGCATCTGGGGAGCGCCGGCCATTGTGACGATTTCTGCGCCGGGTTTTCTGGAAACGCCGGAAAAATTCGAGCTGGCCGTCACGCTGACGCGCATCACGTTTTTCTACATCTTCTTTATGTCGATGGTGGCTTTTGCGGCTGGCATCCTGAACACCTGGAGCAAGTTTTCAGTGCCGGCCTTCACCCCGGTCCTGCTTAATGTCAGCCTGATACTAATGGCAGCTTTTACGCAAAGCTGGTTTGACCCACCGGTTAAGGCGCTGGCCTGGGGGGTCATCATCGGGGGCTTACTGCAACTGGGTCTGCAATTTTACGCCCTGCATAAGATTGATTTACTGCCACGCTTTAGCCTGAATCTCAAAGCCTGCTGGCAGGACCCCGGCGTCAAGCGCATCGGGCTTTTGATGATTCCTGCCTTACTTGGCGTTTCGGTCAGTCAGATCAGCCTGCTGCTAAACACCGTCTTTGCCTCATTTCTGGAAAGCGGCAGCATTTCCTGGCTGTATTACGCCGACCGGTTAATGGAGTTTCCGGCCGGCATGCTCGGCGTTGCTATTGGCACGGTGATTTTGCCCAGCCTGACCCGTCACCACCACGGGGGAGACAAGGCGGCCTATTCCGGGCTGCTCGACTGGGGGCTACGCCTGTGCTTTCTGCTGACCTTACCAGCGGCCCTTGGTTTAGCTATTCTGGCCGTTCCCCTGATCTCAACACTGTTTATGCACGGCGCTTTTACGGCACACGACGTCAGCGAAACCAGTCATGCACTGATTGCCTATAGCGTCGGGTTAAGCGGTCTTATTCTGGTGAAGGTGCTGGCGCCCGGCTTTTATGCACGGCAGAATCTGAAAACACCGGTCAAAATTGCCCTTATTGCTTTAGTTTCAACCCAGTTAATGAACCTGGCGTTTATCGGCCCGCTCAAACAAGCTGGTCTGGCACTGTCGATTGGCATTGCCGCCTGCCTGAATGCCGCCTTACTGTACCGTGGTCTGCGGCAAGCGGCGATTTATGAACCCATGCCGGGGTGGATGCCTTTTCTGACCAAGCTCGGTATCGCACTGGCTGTAATGGCGGCGGTGTTGCTAGGCGGCTACCAGAACGATCAATTCTGGCTGGAAGCACCCCTGGCCGAGCGCGTGCTCTGGCTTGGTGGTCTTATCGGCAGCGCAGGGGTTGCCTACGGCCTGACTTTATTTATTCTGGGATTCCGTCCGAGGGACTTCCGAAAAACATGAAGCAAGCGCAGAATCACTGAACGATCTGACCAACAAGCCAAACCCAGTTCGGCCCCAAGGAGACACCTGTGAAACTGACGAGCCAAAGCATTCAGGACAACCAGCCGATTGACGGCCAATTTGCCTTCTGCATCCCCAATGACA
It encodes the following:
- the rpsT gene encoding 30S ribosomal protein S20 produces the protein MANSAQARKRARQANKQRAHNASQRSEFRTAIKKVRRAIEAGDKSAAQAVFAAAVSSIDSIADKRIVHKNKSSRHKSRLSAQIKAMAA
- a CDS encoding argininosuccinate synthase; translation: MSDIKKVVLAYSGGLDTSVILKWLQDTYGCEVVTFTADLGQGEELEPARAKALKLGIKPKNIFIDDLREEFVRDFVFPMFRANTVYEGEYLLGTSIARPLIAKRLIEIVNKTGADAICHGATGKGNDQVRFELGAYALKPGVKVIAPWREWDLLSREKLMNYAESHGIPIDMKHKKGGSPYSMDANLLHISFEGRHLEDPAAEAEESMWRWTVSPEKAPNKAEYIDIQYAKGDPVAINGKKMKPHEILALLNELGGKHGIGRLDLVENRYVGMKSRGCYETPGGTILLKGHRAIESITLDREVAHLKDDLMPRYASLIYNGYWWSPERQALQTLIDHTQEHVNGSVRLKLYKGNVIVVGRDSKQDSLFDPTIATFEDDAGAYDQKDAGGFIKLNALRMRIGANRDARKAPKVAAKKPAAKKAVAKKAPAKASVSAPAKAPSRKKA
- a CDS encoding DUF2788 domain-containing protein translates to MEGTLFGFNEEQIADFMSTYGVAAFILFMLFIIGEIAFKSKAGKTGTAILFFVLAFGMVGFIAKSVIQKMWGI
- the argF gene encoding ornithine carbamoyltransferase, with protein sequence MSLRHYLQFSDLNREEYEYLFARSRWIKERFKSYQQYWPLVDRTLVMIFEKASTRTRLSFEAGMQQLGGAAIYLNTRDSQLGRGEPVEDAAQVISRMSDIVMIRTFEQSIVERFSTYSRVPVINGLTNEYHPCQILADIFTYHEHRGDLRGKTVAWIGDANNVCNTWLQAARILDFKVNVSTPPGYELDTALVGGNGNHFEVFADPMDAARGADLVTTDVWTSMGFEAENDERLKDFADWQVDDDMMAVANTGALFMHCLPAHRGEEVTASVIDGSQSVVWEEAENRLHVQKALMEFLLLGQVD
- the murJ gene encoding murein biosynthesis integral membrane protein MurJ, which translates into the protein MSLLRSVATVSGFTFLSRVLGFVRDFVIARSFGADAATDAFFVAFKLPNLLRRMFAEGAFSQAFVPLLGEYRKQRGTEETRLLINRTGTALGAVVLLVALLGIWGAPAIVTISAPGFLETPEKFELAVTLTRITFFYIFFMSMVAFAAGILNTWSKFSVPAFTPVLLNVSLILMAAFTQSWFDPPVKALAWGVIIGGLLQLGLQFYALHKIDLLPRFSLNLKACWQDPGVKRIGLLMIPALLGVSVSQISLLLNTVFASFLESGSISWLYYADRLMEFPAGMLGVAIGTVILPSLTRHHHGGDKAAYSGLLDWGLRLCFLLTLPAALGLAILAVPLISTLFMHGAFTAHDVSETSHALIAYSVGLSGLILVKVLAPGFYARQNLKTPVKIALIALVSTQLMNLAFIGPLKQAGLALSIGIAACLNAALLYRGLRQAAIYEPMPGWMPFLTKLGIALAVMAAVLLGGYQNDQFWLEAPLAERVLWLGGLIGSAGVAYGLTLFILGFRPRDFRKT
- a CDS encoding aspartate aminotransferase family protein, whose amino-acid sequence is MTHVMNTYARQPVAFSHGEGSWLVDTEGKRYLDALSGIAVNTLGHNHPDLVHALSHQASQLLHTSNLYRVPLQEALADKLASLSGMDEVFFCNSGCEANEAAIKLARFYGHRQGVDNPSIIVMEHAFHGRTMATLSATGNRKTQAGFEPLVSGFVRVPYNDIEAIRQVAEHNKNVVAVLIEMIQGEGGIHLADDQFQRDLRTFCDEKGWLLMTDEVQCGIGRTGKWFGFQHSGVRPDVVSLAKGLGSGVPVGACMVGGRAAGLFGPGNHGSTFGGNPLAMRAAKTTIDVLERDQLLENADKMGHAIRNGLRARIGHFPEVVDIRGRGLMIGVELDRPCGELVGLARDAGLLINVTADSVVRLLPSLNITQADVDTLVERLTAVITHYLGK
- a CDS encoding DUF3579 domain-containing protein, translating into MDTPASTDNAQKESDLSHSLVIVGRTQDGKKFRPSDWAERLCGVMSAFGTEKRMKYSPYVSPGEWEGDKCVFIDGILYELSPIAYRFLANFAKDNDLMLVDGVCSLEVCNIDETLAEVVVYPPNTPVR